GAGAACCTTGAGGCAGGCCTGGATGTCCTCAGGCGTCAAATCGGGGGTGTTCATTGTTTCGATTTTACAGCCTGGGGAGCTCCCGGCCCGCCGTCAAGGTTTAGGGGTTGGTGGCGATCGACTAATTGCCGCTGGAAGCGGCGCCTACAGCAGCTGCCTGGGCTTCGCCGGCCTTCTCCACGGACTCCCGGGCGGCGGGGGAATTTTGCGTTGCCGCCTTGACTGCGTTGGGCACCTGATGCAGGTTTGCTGCCGAGAGGGCACGTTCCGCTTCATCCGGCTCAGGGACTAACTGGCCCTTGGACAGGACAGTGATGCCTGAATCCGTTACTTTGAAGCCGCGTGCGCGGTCGAGTTCCGGGTCAAGGCCGATCGCCGCCCCGGCGGGCACTTTCACGTTCTTGTCGATAATGGCGCGATTGACCACTGCGCCCTCGCCGATCTGGACTTTGTCCATCAGCACCGAGTCGACCACGCGGCTCGACGTGCTGACGTAGACGTCGTTGGACAGGACCGAGCCCTCCACAATGCCGCCGGAGATCACAACGCCGCTGGCCACGATCGAATCGAGGGCAGTGCCTACGGTGTTGCCCTTCCCTCGCACGAACTTGGCAGGCGGGGAAATGCTCTGGCGCGTGTAAATGGGCCATTCCGAGTTGTACAGGTTGAAGACCGGCATTGGGGAAATGAGGTCCATGTGGGCGTCGTAGAACGAATCGATGGTGCCTACGTCGCGCCAGTAGGTGCGGTCCCGTTCGGTGGAGCCGGGGATGTCGTTCAGCGTGAAGTCGTAGACTCCGGCCTCGCCCTGACCGACAAAGTACGGAATGATGTCGCCGCCCATGTCGTGCTTGGTGTCGAGGCGCTCGGCGTCAACGTGCAGGGCCTCCACCAGCGCGTCGGCGTTGAAAACGTAATTCCCCATGGAAGCCAGGAACTGGGTGGGATCCGCCGCAAGTCCGGGCGTCGAGGAAGGCTTCTCCACAAAGGCCGCGATTTTCTGCGGATCGTCCTGGTCCACCTCGATGACGCCGAACTGGTCGGCCATGTGCAGCGGCTGCCTGACCGCGGCCACGGTTGCCTTGGCACCGCTGGCGACGTGCTGCTCCACCATCTGGGCGAAGTCCATCCGGTAGACGTGGTCCGCGCCGACCACAACCACAATGTCGGGGTTGGCGTCACGGATGAGGTTCAGGGACTGGTAGATGGCGTTGGCGCTGCCAAGGAACCAACTCTTGCCCACACGCTGCTGCGCGGGTACGGACGCAATATAGTTTCCGAGCTGGGTGGACATCCGCCATGTTTCGGAAATATGCCGGTCCAGGCTGTGGGACTTATATTGCGTGAGCACCACAATCTGCAGATAGCGGGAATTCACTAGGTTGGACAGGGCAAAGTCGATAAGCCGGTAGCTTCCGGCAAACGGCACGCCGGGTTTAGCCCTGTCA
This genomic window from Arthrobacter sp. 24S4-2 contains:
- the glgC gene encoding glucose-1-phosphate adenylyltransferase; protein product: MPLNKKVLAIVLAGGEGNRLMPLTADRAKPGVPFAGSYRLIDFALSNLVNSRYLQIVVLTQYKSHSLDRHISETWRMSTQLGNYIASVPAQQRVGKSWFLGSANAIYQSLNLIRDANPDIVVVVGADHVYRMDFAQMVEQHVASGAKATVAAVRQPLHMADQFGVIEVDQDDPQKIAAFVEKPSSTPGLAADPTQFLASMGNYVFNADALVEALHVDAERLDTKHDMGGDIIPYFVGQGEAGVYDFTLNDIPGSTERDRTYWRDVGTIDSFYDAHMDLISPMPVFNLYNSEWPIYTRQSISPPAKFVRGKGNTVGTALDSIVASGVVISGGIVEGSVLSNDVYVSTSSRVVDSVLMDKVQIGEGAVVNRAIIDKNVKVPAGAAIGLDPELDRARGFKVTDSGITVLSKGQLVPEPDEAERALSAANLHQVPNAVKAATQNSPAARESVEKAGEAQAAAVGAASSGN